Proteins co-encoded in one Campylobacter ornithocola genomic window:
- a CDS encoding capsular polysaccharide biosynthesis protein, which translates to MKFYTTSKKLKKNIENFYKVFLYRSYKNINKEDTFVGWGRKKSGLEAIKLAKKYSAKFLLLEDGFLRSLNLGIENSPSFSIIKDNVGVYYDATAPSKLENILNTHEFSFEELEQAKKAIELIKKEKLSKYNNNLHIPKELFSTNEERVLIITQVANDASLKFGLADKFSTQEIINDAIKENPNAKIYIKIHPDVLSSKKQSDFNAQDLPSRCVILKENYNPIELLSHFKKVYTKTSGMGFEALMLGRECVCYGVPFYAGWGLTLDKQACKRRCKKRTLEEVFCAAYILYSEYFNPRLNQKSDIFDTIYTLTKYKKIEQVNSGSLYFLGFSKWKREFIKPFFKAKNNKIIFLNSLDELYKVKLNSKDKIFIWGKKYDKVLLAKDFSNEIFLVEDGFLRSVFLGSDLTRPFSLIVDSKGLYVDPNNPSDLEDILQNYEFDDSLKQRAKKLIVTITQNKFSKYNGLKHKNLVFNTNKKIILIPAQVEDDVSMILGGSGFDTLKLLQSVREANENAFIVFKPHPDVLSGNRKGLKDKSIILKYCDEIIENISIDSAINACDEVHTITSTSGFDALLRSKKVVVYGKPFYAGWGLTHDLHEIPRRTRVLSLEELVAGVLILYPRYIHPKSKNLCEVEFALDIMLKMQKDYFSKFYLRWFMDIRIYILRKIRRLIEFILDR; encoded by the coding sequence ATGAAATTTTACACTACATCAAAAAAATTAAAAAAAAATATTGAGAATTTTTATAAAGTATTTCTATATAGGAGCTATAAAAATATAAATAAAGAAGATACTTTTGTAGGTTGGGGTAGAAAAAAGTCAGGTTTAGAAGCTATAAAACTAGCTAAAAAATATAGTGCAAAATTTTTGCTTTTAGAAGATGGCTTTTTGCGTTCTTTAAATCTAGGCATAGAAAATAGCCCAAGTTTTTCTATAATTAAAGATAATGTTGGTGTTTATTATGATGCAACTGCTCCATCTAAACTTGAAAATATTTTAAATACTCACGAATTTAGTTTTGAAGAGTTAGAACAAGCAAAAAAAGCTATAGAGCTTATAAAAAAGGAAAAGCTTAGTAAGTATAATAATAATCTCCATATACCAAAAGAGCTTTTTAGTACTAACGAAGAACGTGTCTTAATTATTACTCAAGTGGCAAATGATGCTTCGTTAAAATTTGGTTTAGCTGATAAATTTTCAACTCAAGAAATTATAAATGATGCTATCAAAGAAAATCCAAATGCTAAAATATACATTAAAATTCACCCTGATGTGCTAAGTAGTAAAAAACAAAGTGATTTTAATGCACAAGATTTGCCAAGTAGGTGTGTGATTTTAAAAGAAAATTACAATCCTATAGAACTGCTAAGTCATTTTAAAAAAGTTTATACCAAGACTTCCGGTATGGGTTTTGAAGCTTTGATGTTAGGACGAGAGTGTGTGTGTTATGGTGTACCATTTTATGCAGGTTGGGGTCTAACACTAGATAAACAAGCGTGTAAAAGAAGATGCAAAAAAAGAACTTTAGAAGAAGTTTTTTGTGCTGCTTATATTTTATATAGTGAGTATTTTAATCCTCGCTTAAATCAAAAAAGTGATATTTTTGATACTATTTATACTTTAACAAAGTATAAAAAGATAGAACAAGTTAATTCAGGTAGCTTGTATTTTTTAGGTTTTTCTAAATGGAAAAGAGAGTTTATAAAACCATTTTTTAAAGCCAAAAACAATAAAATCATTTTTTTAAACTCGCTTGATGAACTTTATAAAGTTAAGTTAAATTCTAAAGATAAAATTTTTATTTGGGGTAAAAAATACGACAAAGTTTTGCTAGCTAAAGATTTTAGTAATGAAATTTTCTTAGTAGAAGATGGCTTTTTACGCTCGGTATTTTTAGGTTCAGATCTTACACGCCCTTTTTCTTTGATAGTAGATAGTAAAGGTTTATATGTAGATCCAAACAATCCAAGTGATTTAGAAGATATTTTGCAAAATTATGAATTTGATGATAGTTTAAAACAAAGAGCTAAAAAGCTCATCGTTACCATCACGCAAAATAAATTTTCAAAATACAATGGTCTAAAACATAAAAATCTTGTTTTTAATACAAATAAAAAAATTATTCTCATTCCTGCTCAAGTAGAAGATGATGTATCTATGATCTTAGGTGGATCCGGTTTTGATACTTTAAAACTTTTACAAAGCGTAAGAGAGGCAAATGAAAATGCCTTTATAGTTTTTAAACCTCACCCTGATGTCTTAAGTGGTAACCGTAAGGGTTTAAAAGACAAAAGTATTATTTTAAAATATTGTGATGAAATTATTGAAAACATTAGCATAGATAGTGCTATAAATGCATGTGATGAAGTGCATACCATCACTTCTACTAGTGGTTTTGATGCGCTTTTGCGTAGTAAAAAAGTAGTAGTTTATGGTAAGCCTTTTTATGCAGGTTGGGGTCTAACTCATGATTTGCATGAAATTCCAAGGCGAACAAGAGTACTTAGTTTAGAAGAATTAGTTGCGGGTGTTTTGATTCTTTATCCAAGATATATTCATCCAAAAAGTAAAAATTTATGTGAAGTTGAGTTTGCATTGGATATAATGCTAAAAATGCAAAAAGATTATTTTTCTAAATTTTATTTGCGTTGGTTTATGGATATAAGAATTTATATATTAAGAAAAATAAGAAGATTAATAGAATTTATTTTAGATAGATGA
- the kpsS gene encoding capsule polysaccharide modification protein KpsS — protein MNLSKKLKKFSGKNVLLLQGPVGGFFCKIATKIPKAKVYKVNFNGGDFFFYPFKSINYTKSLAKLENFYKKLFEEKQIQVILMYNDCRKVHEIAINVAKQMGIEVWIFEEGYIRPNFITFEKDGVNANSTLPREKEFYLSQKKFDKDFKFKTFSSTFRNMAFASFLYWLFAFLFSWYFNNSLHHRSLKLFDFLPWFCSVYRKNKYKVTEKSLNEKILSLKQKYFLAVLQVHNDTQLSHHYKKTTEKFIEEVIISFANHAKAKSYLVFKHHPMDRGYKDYTKLIEDLSLKYNVEGRILYVHDLHLPTLLINTRGTIVINSTVGLSALYHNSPLKVMGKAFYDIEGLTYQKSLHTFWKECRAYKPDVVLHAKFRNYVIYKTQINGNFF, from the coding sequence ATGAATTTAAGTAAAAAATTAAAAAAATTTTCTGGTAAAAATGTTTTATTGCTCCAAGGACCCGTGGGAGGTTTTTTTTGTAAAATCGCTACGAAAATCCCAAAAGCAAAGGTTTATAAAGTAAATTTTAATGGCGGAGATTTTTTCTTTTATCCTTTTAAAAGCATTAATTATACTAAAAGTTTAGCTAAGCTTGAAAACTTTTATAAAAAGCTTTTTGAAGAAAAACAAATCCAAGTTATCTTGATGTATAATGACTGCAGAAAAGTACACGAAATAGCCATTAATGTAGCTAAGCAAATGGGTATTGAAGTATGGATTTTTGAAGAAGGATATATAAGACCAAATTTCATTACTTTTGAAAAAGATGGGGTTAATGCAAACTCGACTCTACCAAGAGAAAAAGAATTTTATCTGAGTCAGAAAAAATTTGATAAAGATTTTAAATTTAAAACCTTCTCAAGTACCTTTAGAAATATGGCTTTTGCCTCATTTTTGTATTGGCTTTTTGCTTTTTTATTTTCTTGGTATTTTAATAATTCTTTACACCACAGAAGTTTAAAATTATTTGACTTTTTACCTTGGTTTTGCTCGGTATATAGAAAAAACAAATACAAAGTTACAGAAAAAAGTTTAAATGAAAAAATTCTTTCTTTGAAACAAAAGTATTTTTTAGCTGTTTTGCAAGTACATAATGATACTCAGCTTTCTCATCATTATAAAAAAACTACGGAGAAATTTATAGAGGAGGTGATTATTTCTTTTGCCAATCACGCTAAGGCAAAGTCTTACTTGGTTTTTAAGCACCATCCTATGGATCGTGGTTATAAAGATTATACAAAGCTTATAGAAGATTTGAGTTTAAAATATAATGTTGAGGGTAGAATTTTATATGTACATGATTTGCATTTACCTACACTTTTAATCAATACAAGGGGTACTATAGTGATAAATAGCACAGTAGGACTTTCTGCTTTATATCATAATAGTCCTTTAAAAGTTATGGGAAAAGCGTTTTATGATATAGAAGGTTTAACTTATCAAAAAAGCTTGCATACTTTTTGGAAAGAATGCAGAGCATATAAACCTGATGTTGTTTTGCATGCTAAATTTAGAAACTATGTGATATATAAAACCCAAATCAATGGAAATTTTTTTTAA
- a CDS encoding SGNH/GDSL hydrolase family protein, which translates to MDIILLGGSNSVVKNGLRIGLENKNITLHNYALGLSTSLQNLYELIRHKESVSKSNYIISESNINDYLSPMSLNIILRNIDYFYEELYKTHKTTIVLILPIPAYNDKSKAINEAHRKNCTYYGFNLIDVDFYYQKNNLYDFDQNYKFHPMPLAMQELGKNIIKNLHVFKKSKENIICSKRKYHIFAPSNLAKIEHKNSFFCEKVTRIKASEKIIFSKELKNYQILGIHTWNHTNLSTHTVSSVSIENSSFKLVKNFGLINTFQDIQNEKAICDEQTFLYVNTQIVKQSEDSSGLSMTNEKTSRLDYVDLIGILLLENDNNKKLECKIHLTNTHELLIPPIVFYKELALEYYELTKLDTQTFLQSQNHNLLRFLNHKDLKNEYEMFIHQNNQLYGASLRIKERLSYKLGEAIMKNSKSYLDYFKIPFELRKVKKEHFKNQKEQKNLPPLKAYADYKHAQIAKTHLPYLLGNALLQASRTPFKIGYLSLPFKLRKIAKNYKKKF; encoded by the coding sequence ATGGATATAATCTTACTAGGTGGTAGCAATAGCGTAGTAAAAAATGGTCTTAGAATAGGTCTTGAAAATAAAAATATTACACTACACAATTATGCTTTAGGGCTTAGTACTTCTTTACAAAATCTTTATGAGTTAATACGCCATAAAGAAAGTGTGAGTAAGAGTAATTATATCATCAGCGAATCAAATATCAATGATTATCTAAGTCCTATGAGTTTAAATATTATACTTAGAAATATTGATTATTTTTACGAAGAACTTTACAAAACACATAAAACTACCATAGTACTTATACTCCCCATACCAGCTTACAATGATAAATCAAAAGCCATCAACGAAGCTCATAGGAAAAATTGCACTTATTATGGTTTTAATCTAATTGATGTAGACTTTTACTATCAAAAAAATAATCTTTATGATTTTGACCAAAACTATAAATTTCATCCTATGCCACTTGCTATGCAAGAACTTGGTAAAAATATTATAAAAAATTTACATGTTTTTAAAAAATCCAAAGAAAATATCATTTGCTCAAAAAGAAAATATCATATCTTTGCACCATCAAATTTAGCTAAAATAGAACACAAAAATTCATTTTTTTGTGAAAAAGTTACAAGGATTAAAGCTAGTGAAAAAATCATTTTTTCAAAAGAGCTAAAAAACTATCAAATTTTAGGTATACATACTTGGAATCACACTAATCTATCAACTCACACCGTGTCATCCGTAAGTATTGAAAATTCTTCTTTTAAACTGGTAAAAAATTTTGGACTTATCAATACTTTTCAAGATATACAAAATGAAAAGGCAATTTGTGACGAACAAACCTTTTTATATGTTAATACACAAATTGTCAAGCAAAGCGAAGATAGCTCTGGCTTAAGCATGACAAATGAAAAAACATCTAGACTTGATTATGTAGATTTAATAGGAATTTTACTTTTAGAAAATGATAACAATAAAAAACTTGAATGTAAAATTCATCTTACAAACACTCATGAGCTTTTGATACCACCTATAGTATTTTATAAAGAGCTAGCATTAGAATATTATGAACTCACTAAACTTGATACGCAAACATTTTTACAAAGTCAAAATCATAATCTTTTACGTTTTTTAAATCACAAGGATTTAAAAAATGAGTATGAAATGTTTATCCATCAAAACAACCAGCTTTATGGAGCTAGCTTAAGGATAAAAGAAAGGTTAAGTTATAAGCTCGGAGAAGCTATCATGAAAAATAGCAAAAGTTATCTAGATTACTTCAAAATACCTTTTGAATTAAGAAAAGTTAAAAAAGAGCATTTTAAAAATCAAAAAGAACAAAAAAATCTACCTCCGCTAAAAGCTTATGCAGACTATAAACATGCCCAAATAGCTAAAACACATTTACCCTATCTTTTAGGCAATGCACTTTTACAAGCTTCAAGAACCCCTTTTAAAATAGGCTACTTAAGTTTACCATTTAAACTTAGAAAGATTGCTAAAAATTATAAAAAGAAATTTTAG
- a CDS encoding DUF2589 domain-containing protein, with protein MNNDTSKSLSDIIISIAKSVAQAQSDVEESQLSHLFTFFERKFKKNKKGETTNELLPGIFPKRLKIGIPDSNSKFFKTKYYSVPYINILPITPIHIESIKAEFDISLIGLENKIKNKTSNNEEMKYFKDLPSLKIDVIGAAFGREKGLSAHICLTMSKHELPEGTSRMINELINNAQGYQEDLILQKEEKQDNENNKTLNL; from the coding sequence ATGAATAACGATACAAGTAAATCTTTAAGTGATATTATTATATCAATTGCAAAATCTGTCGCACAAGCACAAAGCGATGTAGAAGAATCTCAGCTTTCTCACCTTTTTACATTTTTCGAAAGAAAATTTAAAAAAAATAAAAAAGGAGAAACTACAAATGAATTATTACCAGGAATTTTCCCAAAAAGACTCAAAATAGGAATTCCTGATTCTAATTCAAAATTTTTTAAAACAAAATACTATAGTGTTCCCTATATTAATATTTTACCCATAACACCTATACACATAGAAAGTATTAAAGCAGAATTTGACATAAGTCTAATAGGACTTGAAAACAAAATTAAAAACAAAACAAGCAATAACGAAGAAATGAAATATTTTAAAGATTTACCTTCTTTAAAAATTGATGTCATAGGGGCAGCTTTTGGTAGAGAAAAAGGACTATCTGCTCATATTTGTCTAACTATGAGTAAGCATGAATTACCAGAAGGTACTTCAAGAATGATAAATGAACTTATTAATAATGCTCAAGGATATCAAGAAGATTTAATTTTACAAAAGGAGGAAAAGCAAGATAATGAAAATAATAAAACACTAAATTTATAA
- a CDS encoding DUF829 domain-containing protein, whose amino-acid sequence MDKLCQKRDVFYIAGYDPRGYRHYYAMFKKNLAEQNTLLKYDYTLSKAQVDVYPFWQIQTPYTSTTYTFLNWNDIVKKNWSEDIKDALSDCYSFFRIYTITGLFLKFGKESPHQLITGYYPFFYVLLSLIFTLVCAFGSLFCLQNFHVILGILAFILSLVFLPKMLYKLGKKLAVFWIARICSFCANWEKNSQGELELRIDDFARVIFEKLKENASDKNYELILSAHSVGTVLCINVLAKVLRKCEKENISFENLKVLTLGECIPLVSYQKRSFEFRKDLEYLGSKNLIWYDFTSIIDGACFAQVDFIRTSGVKAQFSPKYFSAKFHTLYKSKDYKKIKKDKYKAHFLYLFATQIQGVYNFFEFIAGKNKLEEKIR is encoded by the coding sequence ATGGATAAATTGTGTCAAAAAAGAGATGTTTTTTATATAGCTGGTTATGATCCTAGGGGTTATAGACATTATTATGCTATGTTTAAAAAAAATTTAGCTGAGCAAAATACACTTTTAAAATATGATTATACTTTATCAAAAGCTCAAGTTGATGTTTATCCTTTTTGGCAAATTCAAACCCCATATACAAGTACTACTTACACCTTTTTAAACTGGAATGATATAGTTAAAAAAAACTGGTCAGAGGATATAAAAGATGCTTTGAGTGATTGTTATAGTTTTTTTAGAATTTATACCATCACAGGACTTTTTTTGAAATTTGGTAAAGAATCTCCTCATCAACTAATCACAGGTTATTATCCGTTTTTTTATGTGCTTTTGAGTTTGATTTTTACTTTAGTTTGTGCTTTTGGAAGTTTATTTTGTCTGCAAAATTTTCATGTTATTTTGGGAATTTTAGCCTTTATTTTATCTTTAGTGTTTTTGCCAAAAATGCTTTATAAATTAGGTAAGAAATTGGCTGTTTTTTGGATAGCTAGAATTTGTTCTTTTTGTGCAAACTGGGAGAAAAATTCCCAAGGTGAGCTTGAATTAAGGATAGATGATTTTGCTAGGGTTATTTTTGAAAAACTAAAAGAAAATGCAAGTGATAAAAATTATGAGCTCATCTTAAGTGCACATAGCGTAGGAACAGTACTTTGTATAAATGTTTTAGCTAAAGTGCTTAGAAAATGTGAAAAAGAAAATATTTCTTTTGAAAATTTAAAGGTTTTAACTTTAGGTGAGTGTATACCTTTGGTAAGCTATCAAAAAAGATCTTTTGAGTTTAGGAAAGACTTAGAGTATTTAGGAAGTAAGAATTTAATATGGTATGATTTTACTTCTATTATTGATGGTGCATGTTTTGCACAAGTTGATTTTATACGTACAAGCGGAGTAAAAGCACAATTTAGCCCAAAGTACTTTTCGGCTAAATTTCATACCTTATATAAAAGTAAAGATTATAAAAAAATCAAAAAAGACAAATACAAAGCACATTTTTTATATTTATTTGCTACGCAAATTCAAGGGGTATATAATTTTTTTGAATTTATTGCAGGTAAAAACAAATTAGAAGAAAAAATCAGATAG